The Candidatus Aenigmatarchaeota archaeon genome has a segment encoding these proteins:
- a CDS encoding N-6 DNA methylase, whose amino-acid sequence MDSRSQISLLVEKYRKIIEKREIGKYNEEMTKKDFILPLFRTLGWDTENSAEVTAEEKISKKRVDYGFRINGIPKFFLEAKSLKEDLDKKEFVEQAINYAWHKGCTWAVLTNFESIKIYNAEWKTGSWQSHLKTITYEQFLDRFDELWLLSKESFEKGLLDKEAEKWGKKTKKTPVDKQLLVDFTRFRELLSKNIAKLNLDKRLTQQELDESVQRMLDRLIFIRSCEDRELEEKILLSRLREWKSKGSGQLIKSLREVFAYFDKEYNSEIFKESLADQVNIDNDVLKEIIEGLYYTKDESIYYDFSAIEADVLGNIYEQYLGHILKKTKKTAKLTKVKTHRKEQGIYYTPTYIVDYIVQNTLGELLKDKKVDPSKIRVLDPACGSGSFLIKAFDVLNEYYKKRDKNYEQTRLDKDALPYSKKLEILQKNIFGVDLDKQAVEIARLNLLLKVAEKGKRLPLLKNNIKCGNSLIDDPSVAGDKAFKWEEEFREIMEEGGFDVFIGNPPYIKEFVNRLIFKDVKKGSSRVAKYYEGKMDYLYFFIELGIDLLKEGGYLSFITTNYWLQAEGAKKLREKILKETTLISVFDFNEFKVFEGTGQHNLVFVLQKKKNLNNKIKVSIVKNKNILREVINEALQGRNGKEEIERFISQPQKEFLQNEDFKIAFVSDKIENICKKLKSKQNYFLKEKDVATGIDVHQDKVIKSHLLKIPDLKLGEGIFVLSNEELNNLKLSNREKEIIKPYYTTENLKRYFADKNNKEWIIYTTTDVIKNINNYPKIKSHLDKFKKVITSDFGPYGLHRAREERFFLGEKIISLRKTKIPSFSYVNFPCYVSLTFFIIQPKDINLKYLTAILNSKIIYFWLYFKGKKEGNQLQIDKAPILQLPIKLAPESEQQPLIKLVDKMLSLNKRLNEIGDKKTDERAKIEEEIKKTDAEIDELVYKIYGITEEEKKIIEESLK is encoded by the coding sequence ATGGATTCCAGATCTCAGATAAGTCTTCTGGTTGAAAAATACAGAAAAATTATTGAAAAAAGAGAAATTGGGAAATACAACGAAGAGATGACTAAAAAAGATTTCATTCTACCGCTTTTTCGGACACTTGGGTGGGATACCGAGAATTCCGCTGAAGTCACGGCCGAGGAGAAAATTTCCAAGAAAAGGGTCGATTATGGTTTCAGAATTAATGGAATTCCAAAATTTTTCCTAGAAGCAAAATCTTTGAAAGAAGACCTTGATAAGAAGGAATTTGTTGAGCAGGCAATAAACTATGCTTGGCACAAGGGATGTACATGGGCTGTTTTAACAAATTTTGAAAGTATTAAAATATACAATGCAGAGTGGAAAACAGGGTCATGGCAATCACATTTAAAGACAATAACTTATGAGCAATTCTTGGATAGATTTGATGAGTTGTGGTTGTTGTCAAAAGAAAGTTTTGAGAAAGGATTGTTAGATAAAGAAGCTGAAAAATGGGGAAAGAAGACTAAAAAGACACCTGTTGATAAACAGCTTTTGGTAGATTTTACAAGATTCAGAGAATTGCTTTCCAAAAATATCGCAAAACTAAATTTAGACAAAAGACTAACACAACAAGAATTGGACGAGTCTGTTCAAAGAATGCTAGATAGGCTGATATTCATAAGGAGTTGCGAAGATAGAGAATTAGAAGAGAAGATATTGTTATCAAGATTAAGAGAATGGAAAAGTAAGGGAAGCGGCCAATTAATTAAATCTTTAAGAGAAGTTTTTGCTTATTTTGATAAGGAGTACAATAGTGAAATTTTTAAAGAGAGTTTGGCTGATCAAGTTAATATCGATAATGATGTTTTAAAGGAAATAATAGAGGGTTTGTATTATACGAAAGACGAATCAATATACTATGATTTTTCTGCAATTGAGGCAGACGTTTTGGGTAATATCTATGAACAATATTTGGGACACATATTGAAAAAGACTAAAAAGACTGCAAAGCTTACAAAAGTTAAAACGCACAGAAAAGAGCAAGGTATATATTATACACCGACTTATATCGTTGACTATATTGTCCAAAATACCCTAGGAGAGTTGCTGAAAGATAAAAAAGTTGATCCAAGCAAGATAAGAGTTTTGGATCCGGCTTGTGGTTCGGGTTCATTTTTGATAAAAGCTTTCGATGTTTTGAATGAGTATTATAAAAAGAGGGATAAAAATTATGAGCAGACCAGGCTTGATAAAGACGCATTACCTTATTCCAAAAAATTGGAGATATTGCAAAAAAATATTTTTGGGGTTGATTTGGATAAACAGGCAGTTGAAATTGCCCGGTTAAATTTATTGTTAAAAGTTGCAGAGAAAGGTAAAAGATTACCTTTGCTTAAAAACAATATAAAATGTGGAAATTCTTTGATAGATGATCCTAGTGTTGCTGGAGATAAGGCTTTCAAATGGGAAGAAGAGTTTAGGGAAATCATGGAAGAAGGTGGATTTGATGTTTTTATTGGGAATCCGCCTTATATAAAAGAATTTGTAAACAGATTAATTTTTAAAGACGTTAAAAAAGGTAGTTCAAGGGTTGCAAAGTATTATGAAGGTAAGATGGATTATTTATATTTCTTTATAGAATTGGGAATTGATTTATTAAAAGAAGGAGGTTATCTTTCATTTATTACGACAAACTATTGGTTACAAGCAGAAGGCGCAAAAAAATTAAGAGAAAAAATATTAAAGGAAACAACTTTAATTAGTGTTTTTGACTTTAATGAATTTAAAGTTTTTGAAGGAACAGGACAACATAATCTTGTATTTGTTTTGCAGAAAAAGAAAAACTTGAATAATAAAATTAAAGTTTCAATAGTGAAAAATAAGAATATTTTAAGAGAAGTAATTAATGAAGCGTTACAAGGTCGAAATGGAAAGGAAGAGATAGAAAGATTTATTTCACAACCACAAAAAGAATTTTTACAAAATGAAGATTTCAAGATAGCATTTGTCTCTGATAAAATTGAAAATATTTGTAAGAAATTAAAGTCCAAGCAAAACTATTTTCTTAAAGAAAAAGATGTTGCCACAGGTATAGATGTTCATCAAGACAAAGTTATTAAATCTCATTTATTAAAAATTCCAGATTTAAAATTAGGAGAAGGAATTTTTGTGTTATCTAATGAAGAATTGAATAATTTGAAATTAAGTAATAGAGAAAAGGAAATCATAAAACCATATTATACAACAGAAAATTTAAAAAGATATTTTGCTGATAAAAATAACAAAGAATGGATAATTTACACAACAACAGATGTGATAAAAAATATAAACAATTATCCAAAAATAAAATCACATCTTGATAAATTTAAAAAAGTAATAACCTCTGATTTTGGACCTTATGGATTACACAGAGCAAGAGAAGAAAGGTTTTTTCTCGGAGAAAAGATAATCTCTTTAAGAAAAACAAAAATACCTTCTTTTAGTTATGTTAATTTTCCTTGTTACGTTTCATTAACTTTCTTTATAATTCAACCAAAAGATATTAATTTAAAATATCTAACTGCCATCTTAAACTCAAAAATTATTTACTTTTGGCTTTATTTTAAAGGCAAAAAAGAAGGGAACCAATTACAAATTGATAAAGCTCCAATTCTACAACTCCCAATCAAACTCGCCCCAGAATCCGAACAGCAACCTCTCATCAAACTCGTTGACAAAATGCTTTCCCTCAACAAACGTCTTAACGAAATCGGCGACAAAAAAACCGATGAGAGGGCAAAAATTGAGGAAGAAATCAAAAAAACAGATGCAGAAATTGATGAGCTTGTCTATAAAATTTATGGAATAACAGAAGAAGAAAAGAAAATCATAGAGGAGAGTTTAAAATAG
- a CDS encoding rhomboid family intramembrane serine protease has protein sequence MRITVTLILLNLLVFLITLTDPEYYIRTYGFSANKFISGEYWVIFTSMFLHAGLSHFFFNMVALFLIGSNLEKSIKGWKYLLAYFISGFIGNLGMMIPFLYNPDAIGVGASGAISGLIGFGTFACPGRLVFFQVIIPVPFIVAGALYFLTTTANLFVPSQVAYPVHLLGLISGFAMGLISVSKKERKRNILIFILVLLFISLLPYLLRLLFF, from the coding sequence ATGAGAATTACCGTCACACTGATTTTACTCAATCTACTTGTATTCCTAATAACTTTGACAGACCCAGAATACTATATCAGGACATACGGTTTTAGTGCCAACAAGTTTATTTCTGGAGAATATTGGGTTATATTTACTTCGATGTTTCTGCATGCTGGGCTCTCACACTTCTTTTTCAACATGGTTGCATTGTTTCTAATAGGTTCCAATCTTGAGAAATCCATAAAGGGCTGGAAATATTTGCTAGCATACTTTATTAGTGGTTTTATTGGAAATTTAGGGATGATGATACCTTTCCTATATAATCCAGATGCGATTGGTGTTGGAGCCTCAGGGGCAATTTCCGGACTAATAGGTTTTGGAACTTTTGCTTGTCCGGGTAGATTGGTTTTCTTCCAGGTTATAATTCCAGTTCCTTTCATAGTTGCTGGTGCCCTTTATTTTCTCACGACAACCGCAAACCTTTTTGTCCCATCTCAAGTTGCATACCCCGTACATCTATTAGGTTTAATTTCAGGATTTGCTATGGGGTTAATCTCGGTGAGTAAGAAGGAGAGAAAAAGAAACATTCTTATATTTATATTAGTACTTTTGTTTATCTCCTTGCTTCCATATTTGTTGAGGTTATTGTTTTTTTAA
- a CDS encoding TGS domain-containing protein: MPVNAPVEYYKAEEKFTNAKTREEKIMYLEEMIRLLPKHKGSETVLAQLRKKLAKLKAEKPKKSGPKPKWVVKKEGAGQVCLVGLTNCGKSTLLKELTGVNVEIASYEYTTTTPQVGMMKFEDIWIQVVEIPSTFDSQVMSIVHNTDLILVLLDVNKGLEKQRKEIDSLLDERGIKIKRIYLVTKTEIDFEKLKKEIWENLGKIRVYTKTPGKPPEEKPIILKVGSKVEDVVKEIHKDFLKHFRYAKVWGKSVKFPGSTVGLDHLLEDRDVVEIRA, translated from the coding sequence ATGCCGGTTAATGCGCCTGTTGAATATTACAAAGCTGAGGAAAAGTTTACAAATGCCAAGACAAGAGAAGAAAAGATAATGTATCTTGAAGAAATGATTAGACTTTTACCAAAACACAAAGGTTCTGAAACTGTCCTTGCCCAACTGAGAAAAAAACTAGCAAAACTCAAGGCGGAGAAACCAAAAAAATCTGGACCAAAACCAAAGTGGGTGGTAAAGAAAGAGGGGGCTGGGCAAGTTTGTCTGGTTGGTTTGACTAATTGTGGTAAAAGCACATTGTTAAAAGAATTAACTGGTGTTAATGTAGAGATAGCTTCTTATGAATATACGACCACAACTCCGCAAGTCGGGATGATGAAATTTGAGGATATATGGATACAGGTCGTGGAAATACCTTCGACCTTTGATTCACAAGTCATGAGCATAGTTCACAATACTGATTTGATATTGGTTCTCTTGGATGTCAACAAGGGCCTTGAAAAACAGAGAAAGGAAATTGATTCTCTGCTAGATGAGAGGGGAATAAAAATCAAGAGAATTTATCTTGTGACAAAAACCGAGATTGATTTTGAGAAATTGAAAAAAGAAATATGGGAAAATCTGGGAAAAATAAGGGTTTACACAAAAACTCCGGGAAAACCACCAGAAGAAAAACCAATAATTCTTAAAGTTGGGTCAAAGGTTGAGGATGTTGTTAAAGAAATACACAAGGATTTTCTCAAACATTTTAGATATGCAAAAGTATGGGGAAAGTCTGTAAAATTTCCCGGATCAACAGTTGGATTGGATCATTTGCTTGAGGATAGGGATGTAGTCGAGATAAGGGCTTAG